From the genome of Malus sylvestris chromosome 13, drMalSylv7.2, whole genome shotgun sequence:
tccggagaggatcctattCCTTCTATAAGAACCCTCAAGCACGCACTTGCATGAGTTGGCCTTCTTATTAAAACGCACTGCGTGAGAAATGTGGCTTGATTATATTTGTACATAAAAATATTCTTTAGGGTTTATTCTAAATGTCGATACTTTTCCACCAATAAAAATAGGTTGCCACTTTTGCCTAAAGCCCGACAAGAAAAATTGACCCAACAGAGCTTCTTGTACGCAAGAACAACTTTGGTTGGTGTTGAAAAATGGACCAAAACAAAGACAGGGAAACACAAAGAGACCAATAGAAGAACTCACATTGAACTGGCCCGTTAAGGAGGCGGTATCGCAAACAAATCACGAGATACCACATATGGTATGATCAGTCGGTTTGAGATACCATCACCAGAGCGTCTTAGTTGCATGTTTCTCTGAAGGATGGGGAAATTTATGATGCAATAATTGTCTTACAGTGTCTCACATAGAGGTTGCAATAAGCAGCAGATAAATATCCATAAAATGAGATAAATTCtgcaagtaaaaataaataaatcagacCATGTAAGTCATACCGACTTGCATGATGTTCATGTGAGGCACACTCATATTTGCAGGACCTGCTCTGCAGTTCCTCCTCATGAATGCATAGAAGTAGTTTATGACTAGCTTCTTGAAgaaaaacgagttcttctttgCCCTCACATCTCCGTGCGCTAGCAAATACGTAAATCCTGAATCCATTGCTTCTCGCAGTGCTGAGAGCTCATACTCCAGACCGGGGTCTTCATTCGATGACATCACACTAGACGGCAACGTTTCAGCAACAGCAGTTTCTTCTGAGGTTGAAGCTCCTCCTACCTCCAGTGATCTTCCATTGTACATCAATGGAATCCTGAGTTCCTCAATCTCATCACCTCCTGGGACTCCCAAATCCCTTGACCTGGGAGAATCATTGTCGAAGTCTGAGTCATTTAAATTGCTCTCCAAGGCAATATCTTGAGCTTCCTTCCTCAGAAACTTCTCCAGGCTTTCAACTAGAAGTTGTTCAAATGAATGGTGATCTTCCTTCCGGATATCTTTGTAACCGTATCGGGCTACACAGCGGAACATATGGTAGTCTTTTGGGCAAACTCTTCGAAACAGAAACCTTTCTTCCTGAGGAACCACTGGGACAGGGACATACTTAATGCAGACGAAAACTATAGTGGAGTGGATAGCTGGAAGACTTAGAAGGAACTGCACAAAAATGGATGGGATGCCTTGGACAAGCTCACTGTACAGCAATCCAATTCCTGGGACTCTAACAGTCCCTAGTGTGGAGCCAAGATCAGTCATGGAGTCCATGGATATCTTCTCCCTTACCTCGCTTCGGTACTTCAGCACACTCCCATAGTTCCAAGTGTACATCACACAGAGGAAGCAAGAGGCGAAAGCAAGAGGCAGCCAGCCaccctctttgatttttgataaAACCGCACACAAGTAGACAAACTCTATCGATCCAAATACAAGTGGAAAACACAAAGCTAGAAACAAGTTGGTTTGCCAAATGAGAAGCATTACAAGTGTCACCAAGGTTGTGCTCACCATCATGACACCAACTTCAGCTATTCCTGCGTGAatagatataattggattagcAAAATTATCATTACACATTAATAGTTGGTACATCTTGACTCCTGTCCGACTAATAAAACTCATATATATTGTTGTGAGGAATATAAACTCAATATTCCTGCCTAGTGGCATTTAAAATTGTAACATATAGAATTTCATGTGATAACATTAGAATATGAATGTTGAACCAACTTCATTTCAAATATACAAATATCTTTGGCTTTGGACAAAATTCTTATAGGAAGGAGAGGAAAAGGATAATTCACCATATGCATTGGCAATCTCTGTGGTGCTTCGAAAGATGGAAACCACAACTATGCACATGATCATTAAAAACCAATTGATAATAGGGATATAAATTTGGCCCATTCGCCTCTTTGAGGTGTGAACTATCTTTAGCCTTGGGAAGCATCCAAGAGCCATTGATTGCTTAACACATGAAAATGTAGCAGATATCATCGCTTGGCTGGCAATCATCGCAGCAAGGGTAGCTACCACAAAGACTGGCCAGAAAAGACTATCTGTTTGTTCACAAGATTGGGGAACCATAAGTGTCAAACTGAGGAACCAAATACAGAGAGATGCCCCTTTACGAGACAGTTAGAGTGGAGTTGAAAAGAATGGTAGCCAAGATGTTGGAAAGTGTCACCTGGCACAGAATCATAGAATATTCTAGCCGAGGAATCAGGGTGTTTCATCAGATAAGCAGCTTGGCCCATGTAAGCTAAGAGAAGGCAGGGGAACACCACAAAACTGAAGGCAACCTGCACAAGATGTATAGATTATACGATGCTCTTCGATAAATAAAATGTATGAAGCTATTTCAAGGGAGAGAAAGGGTATGCATTGGCCAACCTGAATGGCTCGCACAGAGAAATGTCCTAGATCAGCAAACATAGCTTCGGCTCCTGAAACAGCATAACCACTAATGCATTTGGGAAGTTTCTTTACTATAAATCCATAGGAGAAATTGAAAAGGGAAAAACAAATGGCTCTCATTAGAAACCTAACGGGAGTTAAAGGTGAGATATACCTGTAATGCACAAAACACAACCACCAAGAGCGAACCATGCTTCCTTATTGTTCTtcttgaagaaaaaataaatataagcaGGATTGAATGCCCTCAGGACTGTAACGTCATACTTCACTAAATTGTAGATTCCAATAGATGCCAGGCTGAAGAACCACAAAGCAAGTATTGGAGAAAACATGACACCCACTTTTCCAGTCCCAAACCGCTGTATGCTGAACAACACTAGGAGAATTACAATCGAAACAACAACCACAGCATCTGCAATTAAAATCAATCAGATAATGGGCCATACTGTCCGCAACTTATAAGTTATACTTGTGTTTCCCCTTTCAATTCTATCCCaggtaaaaaaaatagttaagtAAACAAATGAACCACAGATTCTCTGTCAGACTAAGAAAAAGATACTCACTTGTACCAAAACCTGGCAATTCACCTTGCAGGCCACTCACAGCAGACATCACTAAGAcaaccaaaaagaagaaaatacatCAGTATACTCTCCTACACAGATACAATGGAAAACATTCGTATAATGTATGAAAATGATTGTGCACAATTTTGCAGTTTCAGCCAGGTTTAACAAAAGTCCTACTTCCTAATTGTGGTTTCCTGTCTAAGGAAGAGGAACTTGAAAACGATGCAAGAACAATCTGTGGCTGTTATTGGTAATGTGATTTCATGTCAGTAGCTGCAGCTTAAACATATTTTGTTGGCTGAGTATATGATATCAAGAATTTTCCACCTCAAGCTCAGTCAAGTAATGTACCTGATATAGCTGGGGTTAGAATACCATCTCCTATAACCATCGAAGTTCCCATCAAAACGAACAACAAGAGGATAGTTTTCAAGAATGGTCTCCTTTCTAAAGAGTCTTTTATACGCAAAGCCCTTTTCAACTCTGGAGTGGGCAATTTGAGCCTATAACTTGAGATGTATTCATCAGCTGGCTGACGATTTGGCAGCAGATTAACATTTGCATATCTGCATATCAGTGAGTACAATGCAAATGTTCCTCCTACAATTGGAAACATAAATATTGTACAGGTTAACAAGTACTCACATGACCATATACTACCAAGCAACTAAGGACAAAATAATTGTGACACGAAAAAGCGCCTACCTTCTCCATTATCATTGGCTTTGAGAACTACGAAAACATATTTTGCTAAAGGTATAAGCGCAACTGTGTACATCACTAGTGATAAAGCTCCCAAGACATCAACATCTGATTCGATGCGCACCCTGCTGAACACATCAGCAAAGACATATAAAGGGCTCGTTCCCATGTCACCGTAGACCACGCCAAGAGTTTGGAATCCTAAAGCAAGAGTGCCCCAAACAGAATGATCCTGATTGATTAAACAAAGTTAGTAAGTCATGGATATTATCATAGTAGCATTTTCAAACACTTTACATTACAGAATTGGGAAAAGGTAATTTTGTCTGCAAAAAAGGGGTGGCAAATCATGATTCTGCTGATATACAATTTCTTAATAAAAGGTTCACATGATGTAACAAACATACCATATTACAaagattattttttaatacaaacgaTACTCTACTCCAAGCTAATATAAATTGCGGGGATGAGGATTCAAACTCAGGTGCATAGGGGAGCATGTCAGCTCTAGCCAATGTGGTTACACCCATGCAAAGTAACCTTTATTCCAAATAACCAAATTTCCAATCTTACAACATTTGATGAATTTAAAATTAACCAACACATAAAGAAAAACCACTAATACCACataaaaatgatttatttcacaaaaaaaaccGAAGAAAAACGTAAGGAACTGTGTTATTACCTTCAAGTGATGGCTACCAGCACCAGCAATCGCCATGGCTTCCACATCAAGAGAATCAACTCTCTTGGGCTTCTTCACAAGCCTCCTCCTGAAAGATCCTCCATACCCTTCTCCTCTGCCGCGTTCTCCATTATCAGAATGCAACGACCACGGCGGCGATTCCGAGTCCACCTCGCTCCCATCCACCCACCTCGAGTCGCTCCCTACCCCACTCCCACT
Proteins encoded in this window:
- the LOC126595093 gene encoding putative potassium transporter 12, which translates into the protein MAEEDGIVERSERLAGRSGSGVGSDSRWVDGSEVDSESPPWSLHSDNGERGRGEGYGGSFRRRLVKKPKRVDSLDVEAMAIAGAGSHHLKDHSVWGTLALGFQTLGVVYGDMGTSPLYVFADVFSRVRIESDVDVLGALSLVMYTVALIPLAKYVFVVLKANDNGEGGTFALYSLICRYANVNLLPNRQPADEYISSYRLKLPTPELKRALRIKDSLERRPFLKTILLLFVLMGTSMVIGDGILTPAISVMSAVSGLQGELPGFGTNAVVVVSIVILLVLFSIQRFGTGKVGVMFSPILALWFFSLASIGIYNLVKYDVTVLRAFNPAYIYFFFKKNNKEAWFALGGCVLCITGAEAMFADLGHFSVRAIQVAFSFVVFPCLLLAYMGQAAYLMKHPDSSARIFYDSVPDSLFWPVFVVATLAAMIASQAMISATFSCVKQSMALGCFPRLKIVHTSKRRMGQIYIPIINWFLMIMCIVVVSIFRSTTEIANAYGIAEVGVMMVSTTLVTLVMLLIWQTNLFLALCFPLVFGSIEFVYLCAVLSKIKEGGWLPLAFASCFLCVMYTWNYGSVLKYRSEVREKISMDSMTDLGSTLGTVRVPGIGLLYSELVQGIPSIFVQFLLSLPAIHSTIVFVCIKYVPVPVVPQEERFLFRRVCPKDYHMFRCVARYGYKDIRKEDHHSFEQLLVESLEKFLRKEAQDIALESNLNDSDFDNDSPRSRDLGVPGGDEIEELRIPLMYNGRSLEVGGASTSEETAVAETLPSSVMSSNEDPGLEYELSALREAMDSGFTYLLAHGDVRAKKNSFFFKKLVINYFYAFMRRNCRAGPANMSVPHMNIMQVGMTYMV